Part of the Burkholderia sp. FERM BP-3421 genome, GGCCATCGTGTGACCGGCAATCGGCGCGATACGGTCGATGGTGTTGGCTGGGAGTATCTGTTCGTCGCCGTGGACGACCATGCCCGGATTGCCTACACAGCAATGCATCCAGACGAGACGAAAGGGAGTGCCGTGAAATTCCTGCGCGATGCCGTGGCTTGGTACGCTGGACTTGGCGTGCGTGTGCGCCGATTGCTAACCGACAACGGTTCGGCGTTCCGTTCACATGAGTTTGCTCGGACCTGTCAGGAACTGGAGATCCGGCACAAATTTACACGGGCGTACCGTCCTCAGACCAACGGCAAGGCCGAACGCTTCATCCAGTCAGCGTTACGTGAGTGGGCCTACGCATGGACGTACCAAAGCTCAGCCCATCGCGTCGAAGCCCTGGCGAGTTGGCAGCATCACTACAACTGGCATCGTGCTCATAGCGCCATCGGCGGCGTTGCGCCGATGGCCAGACTTCCCGTATCGAGAAACAACCTCTTGACGCTTCACAGCTAGCGCGAGTGTCGCGCCCGGGCACGCCCGCCGCCTTCGCCCCTACCGCCATCCCCACGCATGCCACGCAAACTCCGCTGCGCACAGAAGCGCCATGCCTGCAACGGTCAACCAACCCAACACCTCGATCCTTCGATTCATCGAAACGCTCACCCCGAATGTTTCAGCGCGGCAGATGGTCGCACAGGGGACGATCGACCTGTTGATCGTCATCAAGGCGGAATGCGAGCAACGCTGCGGCGCGCCGGTTCTGGATGAACGGTGTGACTTGCCGTTGCTTTCAATCGTGAATCTTGGCGCAAGACTGGATAAACTTGCTGCAGCCGCGGGACGTCCCCCGCAAGCGGCGCGATGAACGCCATACCGATTGCTTCCGGCTTCCGCCGCCGTGCGCACTCACCATCAATGAACCTGAGGTGTCATACCATGGATCGTATTTTCATGACCCGAACGGAAGCACTCGAACTGCTGCTCAAGGCACATCAAACCGCCGTGGACAAAATCGGGCATTCGACCGGCAAGCAGACGCTTGCCGACCACGCCGCGCTCGAAGCATTGGATCGCCTGCTGCTCGATGTCCGTGCACGCCGGGTCAACGAATTCCAGATCAACACGACCGCGACGCAAATCTTCGTGACGGACTAGTTGCATGCCCGCGGACATGCCGGCAATGACGCACGCAAAGCGATCATGCCCAGCCGGAACGATGCTCCGGTATGGAGAGCCGGCCGCGCAATGCCGTGGATGAATAGTCTTGCGATTGGCCGCAAAAACCAATGACACTCCGAGGTCCGCGAATCGCTCGCCCAGGCGAGCGCGGTCGCGGGCCGCCCGGTCCGGCGCCAGTCGCCGCATTGCATCGAATTGATGCGCTCCGGCAGGTTCGCCTGATTGACGATGTTGTCGAGCAGCAAAGTCGATCTGATCATCTGAAACCGTGATGCCGCTTCCCGCCGCAGAATCGGCACCGGCCCGGAGAAATCCAGCTTCCCCGCGATGCGATGTCGAGGGGCACCTAGCAGGCTGTTGAAAAGCGCCTCGCTTTGGCGATCGGGGCACGGTTTAAAAGGGTTTCGTATGCGATTGGCCGCTGAGTTGCAGACGGATCGTGCCGGATGCGCCGCTGGAGAGCGGACCGGCCGGCGCGTTGCCACGCAACTGCTGCGCTCGGGCGGCTCATCGCGTGGCTCCTTGCGGCACCGCTGCCAGTATTCGGGCCATTCGAGTCAGGTTGCTCGCCAGCATCGTCAGCTTGAAGTGCTGGTCGACCCGCTTGATGCCGCGATACGCGGTCTGCCGAATCCTGCCGACGGTCTTGCCCCAGC contains:
- a CDS encoding IS481 family transposase, yielding MNTHKNARLTFARRLEMVQEITESGSSVPQAAVDHGVTAPTVRKWLGRYLVGGALALADASSRPARSPRSIDPATALLIVELRQQRLLQRQIARQVGVSASTVSRVLARAGLSRLSDLQPREPVQRYEHEAPGDLLHIDIKKLGRIARPGHRVTGNRRDTVDGVGWEYLFVAVDDHARIAYTAMHPDETKGSAVKFLRDAVAWYAGLGVRVRRLLTDNGSAFRSHEFARTCQELEIRHKFTRAYRPQTNGKAERFIQSALREWAYAWTYQSSAHRVEALASWQHHYNWHRAHSAIGGVAPMARLPVSRNNLLTLHS